The DNA window TTTGAACCTGAACGTCAACAAAGATATCTCAAAAGATCATTAGACTTTGAAGTTATTCTCGATCATAAATTATTCCCCTGTGAAGGAGATCACGTTAAAAAAGGAATTCCTTTGTGGCTTCCCGATGGATATACTGACATGGGTCAAAAAGAAGATGATTTTTATAGAGGAGATCGAGAAAAATTTAGGTTCAGAAAAGTTGAAGGAGAAGTAAGAAATTATCTAATTGCAGCAAAACAATTTGCAATTGAAAATTTATTCGAATTAGGAGTTCAAGGTGGCGAACACAAAGTTGTTCAACTAATTAATCAATATATCAATGACCGCATCCAATATGATGGTTGGTTTGTGACGAGAAAAGCAAGAGATGTAGGCAACAAAACAGTTTGTTTTAATGATTTGCGTGCAGAGGGAATGGACGATCAAACAATTCATAAAGCAGTATGTAGACACAAAGCAGTTATTTTTCAATTAATGTGTCAAGCAGCAGGAATAAAAAGTAGTCTCGTTAAAGGCAACATGTATTTGGATGCACCCCATTCAAGACATGCTTGGAATGAAGTAACTCTTGATGGTACAGTTTATACAGCAGACGTTACAAATCCGACTGAGGGAAAATTAACTTTGTATGCGTCAGGAGATGAAGTATTCAAAATGATGTATGAAACAACTGCCCCAGATAGAAATAATTATAAAATTAAATGGAGTTAAAATATTTAGAAATAAAAATTTAATTATTATTCTAATCCAAATGCTTTTTCTACTAACTTATCTAAAGGATGACAATTAATTCCTTGTGGAGATTCATCATCTTTAATAATATAAGCTCCAGATTCTTCTCGATCATAAATTCCAACATACCTTCTCGAATTAGATTTTACTGAAATAGTTCCTTGAGAGGGTGTTCCTCCAGCGTAGCCAAACAAGATTTTTTCTTGACGATCTAACGCAGACCAACCTCCTGCCATATTTTTTTTTAACACATATATTTTGCTTGCACACAAAAAAGTATATCTTTCTGCAAGTGGATCTACAGTTAAAAAAGATATTTTTGGTCCAAATTCGTCGGTAACTTGTTCATCATTCATATTTTTCACCTGTAAATAAATTAATCATTTTATTCTGTTCTCACACATTGTTCAATAAGATATTGTAGTGGATGAACTGGTTCAATTGTTGGCGCAAGATTTTTTAAATTCGAAACTGCCACAACATATTCTCCTTTTGAATCCTCGGCATAGGTTATTGCCATATCTGGACGAGAATTAACATATATTCCGCCTAATTTTTTAAAATTAGTTCCTTCAATAAAATCCATTTGACTGTCAGGATCTGGTCTATTATGAACTATGGTCTCCCCGGTCATATAAGTTGTAGTTGAAGTTATGCGTGCAGGCTTAAGTTTAGTCTCAATTTCTGGCACGAATCCTGTGAGATAACCCAATTCTTCTTCGCCAGATAATAAACTCCATTCAAAATATTGGTGCTCACTTAACGAAGTAACATCTAGTTGTAAAACAAAATTTTGTCCACCTCTTTCAAATTTGAATCTATGTTCGAAAAGTTCTGCAACTGTAAAATCCAATCTTTGTTCATTGCCCGTTTCTGTTAATTCGCAACCTTGCATTTCACTTGATAACCAACTGAGAGCAAGTGCATTCTTAACTGAATCACTTAAAAATTTTCTTCGCATCATTTTTTTTATACTCTCATTTCTAAAATTATTGGTGGTCTTTCTCTTTCACCTGCTGGTTGTGCATCGTAAGCTTCCATTAAATGATCTAAAGGATGCTCAGTTATTACATCTGCAATTAAATAGCTACCATCAGGTTGAATTGTATATGTTCCTAAGTTATTAGTATACTTAGATCCTAAAAAAACATTTCCTCCTCGAGCAGATCCAACAACGCTTCCAACAATAGCACCTTCTAAAGTGTGCACTTCTAGCACTCTTTCATTGTTTCCAGTTAATTCATATTTTTGTCCTTCAAATTCAAATTCATAGTTTCTTCGAACTGGATCGACATGTGTAAATTTTACTTTTGGTCCTTCTTCTTTATTCATCATTTTATTTTTCCTCCTAAAAAGTAGATTCTCCTTCAACCAATTTTTGCCACTCAAAAAAAAGCATTTTTTCTCTAGAATCTAGTAATCTAATTTGTGGGACATCATATTGGATGCACACGTATTCCCCTTCGGAAGCCACTGCTGCAGACATATGTTCAATTTCAAAAACTTCCTTTTCTTGTTTGCCCAAATAATCTCTTGAAGCAGCAACATATAATCCGGTGATGCAATAACTATAAACTCGGTCCAATTCATATCCAAAACTATTCAGAGATTTTGTCAACCTTTTATCCATAGACTGAGCAACTAAGTTTTGAGAATTAGTTCCACGCGCCATTGTATCGTCAAGAGTTAATCCATTTTCATTTAATAATTTTTTAAGTTTTCTTTGAACTTGATTCATTGGTCCTGCACAACCTTGTGCTATGTGTGCTAATCCTGCAAGGCCAGTTAATGTAAGTGCAAATTCTCCTGCGTCTTGTAAAAATTGTCTTCTTGTCATTTTTTTATTCTCCTAAATTTAATTTTATGGATCATTAAGTCGATCAGAAATATCTTCTAATTTTTTTTCAATCATATCCAATCTAGATGATAATTCTAATTGTCTGTCAGTAAATTCTACAGTTATGTCTGCATTATAAGCAGATTTTAACGCACTAGCGACGGCATAAAATAGGGCCAACGCACCAATGTGGGGAAAACTTAAGTCTTGTTGGGTAATTTGATACATTCCTTCAATAAGACAACAAAACTGAACTCCGCTAAATCCCATATTTGCTAAAGCGTAAGATTTACTTGAGTTATTATTTTGTTTAATCATCGATTGTGAATTTTCATTTTTGTAAGTCATTTTTTATTTACCTCTAAAACATAATCTAATTAAAATAATGACCATTACTAAGTAATGAAAAAGAACTAGTATTATATACTAACCAATATTTGTTATATAACTAAATAGAATAATTTAATAGAATATATAGAATTAAAATTTAATGCAATTATTTTTGGCCTGCTTTGTACCCTCGAGTCAGCCCATCAACAAATTCTCGTGGATTTTCTACGCACTCTTCACGTTCATAACCATATGTTTTCAAAACAATTTCAAACAAATCTCTTTTTGAACCAGGAATAAAATGTGCCGCATCAATTAATTTAACTACAGGCATATCCTCGTCAGACGCAAGTATGTTTCCGTCATGAGGTTCTTCAGTAAAAAGTCCAGTTTTCCCATAAGTAAATCCCATGGCATAACCAATTTGAAAAGCTAATGCTGATTGAATTTGATCATAACGAGGCGATTTCTTAACATCACTCATCATTTTTTGAGGTAATCTCTCCATCGCAAAAAGTCTATCTAAACTGGATTCATAGAAAAATTTAGGTTCTGGAAAAAAGTCTCCCGCATTTGCATGAAGCTTTTTGAGTAATTGGAATTCACCATAAAGATCATAGTCTTCTGAACGCGGACAAGCAATTGCCAATAACTCAGTTGGCCCATCATCAATTGAAAAAACCACTTTATTCATCCCAAAATCAGAAAGAAGAGTTATTTCATCAGGAGACACATCTCTTTTCAGCGGTTCTTTTAATAAAACTGCAATATGTTCCATCATCAAAGTATAGAGTTGAGACATAATTTAATGATTTTTTTTAATGATTTATAAACTTTTGCATATTGTAACCATCAACCAGTGGCGAATAACTAACACTTATTATAAATATATTATAAAGAACCGTAAGCTTTATAAATGACTCTAAGATGTATAACATTCGCGAGAGATAAGAGAAATAGACGGAACAAGGTATTTCTCAGTTGATATAAGGCCGAAAACCTATTTGAACAGAAAAGAAAGATGAAACCGCTTTTACCGAGCTTAAGAGAGAAAAAAAGATACATCGTATATGAAATAATCTCGGATAAGCCTATTAAAGACGTAAAAAGCATTTCTAAAGCATTTTGGCGAGTTTTTTCTGGATTCTTAGGTGAATTAGGGTGTTCCGAAGCAGGTATTATACTACTTGAAGACAAATATAATAAAAAAAATCAGAGAGGATTGATACGAGTGGCAACTAAGTTTGTAGATAAATTAAAAGCAAGTCTAGCAGTTGTAGAACAAATCGATAACGAAGATGTTATTGTAAAAACTATTGGATCTTCAGGAACACTAAAAAAAGCTGAAGGAAAATATATTGCAGCGTAAAAATAATATTTAAAATTTTTAATGATAAAACATTTAATTTCAAAGGAGGAAAATAAAAATGCAACCAATGAATCATCAAATGATGGGATATGATCGTGCGATTACCATGTTCAGTCCTGACGGACGTTTACTCCAAGTAGAGTATGCTAAAAAAACAGTTAAACAAGGAAGTACTGCTATTGGTATGATTTGTAATGATGGGGTTTTACTAGTTACTGATAAAAGAATAGTTGATCCTTTAGTTGTAGCAGATGCTGTTGAAAAAATATTTCAAATTGATGCACACGTTGGTGCTACTGCGTCTGGAATTCTTTCTGATGCAAGAGTTTTAGTTGAAAGAGCTCAACTTAAAGCACAACAACACAGAGTAACTTATGATTCTCCAATTGATATTCTTTCAATTGTTAAAAACATGTGTGACTTAAAACAAATCTGTACTCAAAGTGGAGGATTAAGACCTTTTGGTGTTTCTCTTCTTGTTGCAGGAATTGATCCTACTGGAAAACCAAAATTATTCGAAACAGATCCTACAGGAACTTTTTGGGAATATTATGCAGTAACAATTGGTGAAGGAGAAGAAGGAATTCAAGAAATTCTACATAAAGATTACAAAAAAACACTTTCTGTTGAACAAGGCTTACAATTAGCAATTAAAGCTATGAAAAAAGTCCTTGACGATAATTTTAATTCAGATCGTCTTGATGCAGCATTTATTAAAATCGCTGATAGAAAGTTTACAAAGTTTACTAAAAAAGAACTTGAAAAAGTTCTTAAAATAAAATAATTTTTTTATTTTTTAGGTGATAATGATGAGTGGTGGAAGACCAATAAGTTGTGATAAAGAACGTGTTTCGTTCAACCTAGCAAGATTAAGAAAAGGTGGAGAAACATTTGAAATTGTTATTGATGCTGATTTAGCTATTGCATACAAATATGATAAAACCGGCGACATTAAAGAAGTTTTAAAAGGAGAACAAATTTTTGCAGACGCAAAAAAAGGTGAACTAGCATCAGAAACTGCTATGAATTCAATATTTAATTCTCGTGAACCATTAAAAGTTGCAGAGATAATTCTAAGTACTGGAGAAATACAATTAACTCAAGAACATAGAGAAAAACTTAGAGAAATAAAAAGAAGAAGAATTGTTGAAATGATTCGTAGAGATGCAATTGATCCTAAATCAAAATTACCTCATCCCGCAGTAAGAATAGAAAATGCTATGGAAGAGGCAAAAGTTAAGATCGACGAATTTAAACGTGCAGAGGAACAAGTTGAAGATATTGTTAAGAAACTTAGAGTAATCATTCCGATTAAGTTTGCTAAATTAGTTCTTAAAATTCATGTTCCACCACAATTTGCACATCAAAGTTTCGGAACTTTGAAAAATTTTGGATCATTACTTCAAACAGTTTGGGGTAGTGATGGAAGTCTTGTTGTGAAGTTAGAAATTCCAGCAGGGCTTCAAGAAGAGTTATTAGATAAACTAAATAACTCAACTCATGGTTCAATAACCGTGGATATTGTTGATGAAAACAATTCCAACTAAAATATTAAATAAAAAAAATAAAACAAGATTGAACTAAATGAGAGATATATTAGTTACGTTAAAGAAATAAAGTGATGAACGAAAGATATACAAGAATATACAAAGGTGAATACATATGAGTGAATTATTAATTCAAGACAAAACAGTGGTTGTTCCCGGCGAAGTATTAGCTAATGGGATGGATTACCTTCCTTCCTTTGGAACATACCGAGAAAACGATAGAATTTTTGCAGGTAGATTAGGACTTCTAAATATTGATGGAAAAGTTCTAAAAATTCTCCCTTTAAGCGGTAAATACTTACCAAAAAAAGGAGATACAATTATTGCTTGCACAACTGAAATCCTAATGAATGGATGGAGAGTTGACACAAATAGTGCATATGAAGCAGTATTAACAGTTAAAGAAGCATCATCTGACTTTATTGAAAGAGGAGCAGATTTAACAAAATATTTTGACATTGGAGATTACATGATGACTAAAGTTGTTAACGTAACTTCACAAAATTTAGTTGATATTTCTATGAGAGGCCCTGGTTTAAGAAAACTTACTGGTGGACGTTTCATTAAAGTAAATACTCACAAAGTACCAAGAATTATTGGTAAACAAGGTTCAATGGTAACTTTAGTTAAACAATTTACTAATTGTAGAATACTAGTTGGACAAAACGGAGTAGTTTGGATTAAAGGAGACGATCCTAGCGACGAATTACTTGCAGTAACAACTATGAAGAAGATTGAGAAAGAAGCTCATCTTCCTGGTTTAACTGATCGTGTCAAAGAATACTTAGAAGGTTTAAGACCTGACAGAAAAAACGTATAAACGGTGATAACTATGGTAGCATTAAAAAGAATTGATGGAAGAAAAGATTCCGAAGATATCCGACCAATGGAAGCAAAAGCAGGAGTAATTCCTCGAGCTGATGGTTCCGGATGGTTTAAGATTGGAAAAACTGAAGCATACGCAGCAGTTTATGGTCCAAGATCATTATTTCCCAAATTTCTACAAGATCCAGAAAAAGGAGTATTAAGATGTAATTATAACATGATGCCATTTTCAGGAAGTGGAGACAGAGTAAGACCTGGTCCTAGTAGAAGAAGTAAAGAAATTTCAATGGTTACAAAAAACGCTCTACTCCCAGTAATTGATTTGAGTGAATTTCCTAACTCTGTTGTTGATGTTTTTATTGAACTTCCTCAGACAGATGCAGGTAGTCGTTGTGCAGGAATTTGTGCAGCAGCAATTGCTCTTGCAGATGCGGGAATTGCAATGAAAGATTTAGTTGCAGCAGTAGCAGTGGGTAAAGTTGGGGATGATTTAGTTGTAGATCTAGATTATGCTGAAGAAGCATTTGAAGGTGGCGCAACAGACATGGCAATAGCTTATACCAATATTTCTAAAGAACTTACTTTATTCCAAATGGACGGTTCCGTTACAAAAGATGAAGTAGCAAAAGTTTTAGAAATGGGTAAAGGAGCTTGCGATAAAATTAATGCAATTCAAAAAGCAGCACTTAAGAAAAGATTTGAGTGTACTGAAAAAAATTGCAGTGCAAAAAAAGTTGCTAAAAAAGCAGAACCAAAAACTGAAAAACCAAAAGTTGAGGCACCTGTAACTGAGCCAAATGCAAAAACCGATGATTTAGGAGGTGAAGCACAATGAATGGTGAATTAAGACAAGAAGTAAGAAAGTTATTACAACAGGATACTAGACTTGATGGTCGTAAACATAACGAAACAAGACCTATAAGTATTGAATTCGGAGTTACAAGAAACGCTGAAGGAAGTGCTAAAGTAACAATTGGGGAAACAGTAGTAATATCTGGTGTAAAAATGGAAGTTATGAAACCTTATCCTGACACACCTAATAAAGGTAGTATGATGGTTAATTGTGAATTATATCCTATGTCAAGTCCAGAGTTTCAATCAGGACCTCCTGACATTCATTCAATTGAACTTGCTAGAATTACTGATCGAGGAATTCGTGAAAGTGAAGCTATTGATTTCAAAAAATGGTGTATTGTCGAAGGTGAAAAATCTTGGATGTCAATAGTTGATGTATGTACTATTAATGATTCAGGAAATTTATATGACGCAGTAGCACTTGCTGCAATGGCAGCTTTGCTTGACGCAAAATATCCTGGATTTGATGGTGAAAAGATCGATTATAAAACAAAAACTGATGAGAAACTTCCAATTGATAAGATTCCAGTAACAGTTACTGTTTTTAAGTATGGAGATAATATTCTTGTGGATCCAGCATTCCAAGAAGAAAAAGTTTATGATTCCAGACTTACAGTTAGTATTTTAGAAGATGATTCTATCTGTTCTTTCCAAAAAGGCGGAGCAGGAGCAGTTTCAACTGAAGAATTACTAAGTATGATCGATCTAGCAATAGTAACATCAAAACAGTATAGAAAATTATTGCCTAAAGTTTAAATTAACTTTAAAACATAAGAAATTAAGGCATAATTTTTTAAATTTTTTCCTATTTTTTTATATTTTAATAATCTTTTATCATAAATACACGTAAACTTAATTAAAATTTATTTATTAAAGATTAATTATGAACCAATCATAAGGTGATTAAATGGAAAGAAAACATGTTAAAGTTGAATTAACTGAAAAAATCACTCGTTTTGAAAAAGCGAGAGTTTTAGGAAGTAGAGCTTTACAAATTGCTATGGGTGCTCCTTTTTTAATTAAATTAACGCAAGAAGATCTTGAAAAAATCAAATACGATCCAATCGAGATTGCAAAGATTGAACTTGATAAAGGTTTAATTCCTATGACAATTTTAAGACCATTACCTTCTACAGTTAAAGAAGAGAAGAAAAAATAAGTTTAATTTTTTTTATCTTAAATTATTTATATTTTTAAAATGAAAAAAACAAAATATTTATGGTACGCATTAACAATACTCCCAATCATTTTAATTGTATTGGGTTATATTTTTCCTTCTTCATTTTTTTCTAGCCAAGAATCAATTCGTTCTTTTGTTTTATCTTTTGGTTACTTAGCGCCTGTAGTTTTTATTGTTTTACAAATCTTACAAGTAATTATTACCCCATTCAGCCATTATGCAGTATCAATTGCAGGAGGATTCATCTTTGGAACTTGGGCAGGATTCATATACAATTGGATAGGACGAGTTATTGGAACCATCATTGCATTTTATTTGGGCAAAAAATATGGTAGAAAAATATTAGAAAAAATTGTCAAGACTAAAACAATTAAAAAATATGATTTTTATTTTGAAAAATGTAAATCATTATTATTTTTAGCTTATTTTTTACCGCTATTTCCTGATGATGAATTATCTTATTTAGCAGGAATGTCAAAACTAAATGCTAAATTATTTATTCCCTTAATTATGCTAGGGCATGTGAGTGGAAGTTTAGCATTAGCATATTTAGGCAACGGAATTAAATCAGTTAAAGAACCATTATTTATTATTTTATCAGTTTTAACTTTAGCTGCAGGTTTGGCATTTGTTTATTTTATGAGAAAAACAAATAAAAAAAAGAAATAAAAAACTTCTTTTAATCTTTAAGTTTGAATACAATTCTTCTATTATTTTTTCCTTTATTTTCAGCTTTTATAATTTCTATTAGCCCAATTTCTTTTGTGTTTTTGATGTGTGTTCCACCGCAAGCTTGAATATCTACAGAATTGCCACGATCAATACTTGAACTAACATCAACAATTCTTATAATTTCAATTGATGGAGGTAACACATTTTTTAACTTAAGAACAGAAGGTATTTGAAATGCTTCTTCTCGAGGTAATTCCCTGCATTTAACATCAAGTTCTCTAGTAATTAATTCATTTGTTTTTTCTTCATATGATTTAATTTGTTCGCGATCAAAGTTTTCTAAATCAAAGTCAACTCTTGATTTTAATACTCCAATTTGATTTCCCGTAATTAGTGCTCCTGTTGCGTTATGAACTATTGTGCTAAGTAAATGACATGCCGTATGATATCTCATATGTAAATATCGAGTATCCCAATCAATTATTCCTTTAATTAAATCTCCTTGTTTAAGTCCATGATCTTCAGTTTCTAGTTCATGACTAACATTTCCCCCCATTTTTTTTGCAAATACTACGCGAATATCAGTTGCACCATCAGTACTTTCACAATCACAATCTTCTACTGCTTCGAGTAATTTAATTGTACCAATATCTGTTGGTTGCCCCCCACTTTGAGGATAAAATAAGGTTTTATCAAGAATAATAAATTTACCTTCCACACTTACAATGGTTGCCTCAAATTCTTTTGCGTATGAATCTTTTAAGTATAATAATTCAGTCATAATTAATCACCTGACAATTAAATAAGAATTCATATTTATTAATTTTACTAAGATAATCTAAAAGTAACTTATTTATCATGCTACATCCTTAAATTCAAAACCATCATGAAGATCAACTAATTTTTCATAAAGCGCTGGAGCATCAGAATATTGAATTTGTATCGATTCAAATACATAATTAAATGAAACATCAGTTCCAGGAACAAGAATTGAGTTTATTAGTTGTTCATACTTATCATCAGTAAGTATAGCCAAAACTTTAGCTTTAGTTTGAGAATACTTTTGAGAATCAAGTTCTTGTTCTAATGAATTTAATTCTGCAGTTTCAGTTATGGAAAGATCTAATCTTCTTTTACTAAGATCATTTACTCTCGCCCAGTTGTGCCCATTAATTGGATCCTGTCTAACAAGATCATCTATTGTTTGATCATGAACTTTTGGTTGTACAAAATCAGTTGCAATTTCTCTTAACCAAGATTGCCATGCGAAAACAACACAATCATCTGGTTGTCGACGATCAACATAAGTTATTG is part of the Candidatus Woesearchaeota archaeon genome and encodes:
- the psmA gene encoding archaeal proteasome endopeptidase complex subunit alpha gives rise to the protein MQPMNHQMMGYDRAITMFSPDGRLLQVEYAKKTVKQGSTAIGMICNDGVLLVTDKRIVDPLVVADAVEKIFQIDAHVGATASGILSDARVLVERAQLKAQQHRVTYDSPIDILSIVKNMCDLKQICTQSGGLRPFGVSLLVAGIDPTGKPKLFETDPTGTFWEYYAVTIGEGEEGIQEILHKDYKKTLSVEQGLQLAIKAMKKVLDDNFNSDRLDAAFIKIADRKFTKFTKKELEKVLKIK
- a CDS encoding ribosome assembly factor SBDS, whose translation is MSGGRPISCDKERVSFNLARLRKGGETFEIVIDADLAIAYKYDKTGDIKEVLKGEQIFADAKKGELASETAMNSIFNSREPLKVAEIILSTGEIQLTQEHREKLREIKRRRIVEMIRRDAIDPKSKLPHPAVRIENAMEEAKVKIDEFKRAEEQVEDIVKKLRVIIPIKFAKLVLKIHVPPQFAHQSFGTLKNFGSLLQTVWGSDGSLVVKLEIPAGLQEELLDKLNNSTHGSITVDIVDENNSN
- a CDS encoding RNA-binding protein, whose translation is MSELLIQDKTVVVPGEVLANGMDYLPSFGTYRENDRIFAGRLGLLNIDGKVLKILPLSGKYLPKKGDTIIACTTEILMNGWRVDTNSAYEAVLTVKEASSDFIERGADLTKYFDIGDYMMTKVVNVTSQNLVDISMRGPGLRKLTGGRFIKVNTHKVPRIIGKQGSMVTLVKQFTNCRILVGQNGVVWIKGDDPSDELLAVTTMKKIEKEAHLPGLTDRVKEYLEGLRPDRKNV
- a CDS encoding exosome complex exonuclease Rrp41, encoding MVALKRIDGRKDSEDIRPMEAKAGVIPRADGSGWFKIGKTEAYAAVYGPRSLFPKFLQDPEKGVLRCNYNMMPFSGSGDRVRPGPSRRSKEISMVTKNALLPVIDLSEFPNSVVDVFIELPQTDAGSRCAGICAAAIALADAGIAMKDLVAAVAVGKVGDDLVVDLDYAEEAFEGGATDMAIAYTNISKELTLFQMDGSVTKDEVAKVLEMGKGACDKINAIQKAALKKRFECTEKNCSAKKVAKKAEPKTEKPKVEAPVTEPNAKTDDLGGEAQ
- a CDS encoding exosome complex protein Rrp42, translating into MNGELRQEVRKLLQQDTRLDGRKHNETRPISIEFGVTRNAEGSAKVTIGETVVISGVKMEVMKPYPDTPNKGSMMVNCELYPMSSPEFQSGPPDIHSIELARITDRGIRESEAIDFKKWCIVEGEKSWMSIVDVCTINDSGNLYDAVALAAMAALLDAKYPGFDGEKIDYKTKTDEKLPIDKIPVTVTVFKYGDNILVDPAFQEEKVYDSRLTVSILEDDSICSFQKGGAGAVSTEELLSMIDLAIVTSKQYRKLLPKV
- a CDS encoding DNA-directed RNA polymerase subunit K yields the protein MERKHVKVELTEKITRFEKARVLGSRALQIAMGAPFLIKLTQEDLEKIKYDPIEIAKIELDKGLIPMTILRPLPSTVKEEKKK
- a CDS encoding TVP38/TMEM64 family protein, whose protein sequence is MKKTKYLWYALTILPIILIVLGYIFPSSFFSSQESIRSFVLSFGYLAPVVFIVLQILQVIITPFSHYAVSIAGGFIFGTWAGFIYNWIGRVIGTIIAFYLGKKYGRKILEKIVKTKTIKKYDFYFEKCKSLLFLAYFLPLFPDDELSYLAGMSKLNAKLFIPLIMLGHVSGSLALAYLGNGIKSVKEPLFIILSVLTLAAGLAFVYFMRKTNKKKK
- a CDS encoding alanyl-tRNA editing protein: MTELLYLKDSYAKEFEATIVSVEGKFIILDKTLFYPQSGGQPTDIGTIKLLEAVEDCDCESTDGATDIRVVFAKKMGGNVSHELETEDHGLKQGDLIKGIIDWDTRYLHMRYHTACHLLSTIVHNATGALITGNQIGVLKSRVDFDLENFDREQIKSYEEKTNELITRELDVKCRELPREEAFQIPSVLKLKNVLPPSIEIIRIVDVSSSIDRGNSVDIQACGGTHIKNTKEIGLIEIIKAENKGKNNRRIVFKLKD